In a single window of the Nicotiana tomentosiformis chromosome 10, ASM39032v3, whole genome shotgun sequence genome:
- the LOC104092714 gene encoding uncharacterized protein At1g66480-like, whose amino-acid sequence MGNSLGRKKTAKVMKIDGQIMKFKTPVYANEILKSYPNSMVLLESEEVKHFGIKAKPLEPQQELKPKRLYFLVELPKYPEEKPPRRVRSGIQMSAKDRLETLMLARRSVSDLSILKPVSIITEESSYNNNYASGSVLNNSKTENGGGPVRVKLRLPKAEVEKLMMQSKGEEDVAEKIMRLCMANNGGGGDMFQSKSGPLLEEQSNWKNNNGGIIKKGIRSREKRVGFLPITEGEIQLAVTS is encoded by the coding sequence ATGGGCAATAGTCTGGGAAGAAAAAAGACAGCAAAAGTAATGAAAATCGATGGACAAATCATGAAATTCAAGACACCCGTGTATGCCAACGAGATTCTAAAAAGTTATCCTAATTCTATGGTATTATTAGAATCCGAAGAAGTGAAGCATTTCGGGATCAAAGCAAAGCCATTGGAGCCACAACAAGAGTTGAAACCCAAAAGGCTCTATTTTCTAGTTGAGTTACCTAAGTATCCCGAAGAGAAACCCCCGAGGAGAGTTCGTTCAGGAATCCAAATGAGCGCAAAAGATCGGCTCGAAACCCTAATGTTAGCTCGGAGATCTGTGTCTGACTTGTCAATCTTGAAGCCTGTCAGTATTATTACAGAAGAGTCCTCATATAATAATAACTATGCTTCAGGCTCAGTGCTTAATAATAGTAAGACAGAGAACGGTGGTGGGCCCGTTAGGGTAAAGTTGAGGTTGCCTAAAGCTGAGGTGGAGAAACTAATGATGCAGAGTAAAGGAGAAGAAGATGTTGCCGAGAAAATTATGCGACTTTGCATGGCTAACAATGGTGGTGGTGGAGACATGTTTCAGAGTAAAAGTGGTCCGTTGTTGGAAGAACAAAGTAATTGGAAGAATAATAATGGAGGAATAATTAAGAAAGGAATCAGATCTCGAGAG